The Silene latifolia isolate original U9 population chromosome X, ASM4854445v1, whole genome shotgun sequence genome contains the following window.
atccgcggtagcggtccgcctaaccaaatcctaaaccctttcccgtcccgttttaggatacccggcccctcaaaaaagggttcactcgtcccctctagggtgtctttttgtctttccgccttcgaatgagaagcaagggaaagggtttagggtttgattagggggatccgcggtagcggtccacctaatcaaaccctaaaccctttcccgtcccgttttaggatactcggccccccaaaaaagggttcactcgtcccctctagggtgtctttttgtcttgccgccttcgaattaaaaccaagggaaagggtttagggtttgattagggggatccgcggtagcggtccgcctaatcaaaccctaaaccctttcccgtcccgttttaggatacccggccccccaaaaaagggttcactcgtcccctctagggtgtctttttgtcttgccgccttcgaatgcaTCTAATAATTACACTCTCAGATGCAAGTTGTAAAATGAACTGCATGTGTCTTTTCTCCCTATAAGATTTTCAACAAACATTTGTGCATCAAAATTACCAATGTTGGTTTTTATGTCGCTGACAAAGTTTTTGAAATCAACCTCAGTAGCCCCAATGTTGTTGTAACCTCCACACAGCTCCTTCCAACCTCTATAGGCTTTCACACCACCTAGTTTTAGCACCTTTACCTTTGTGACAAATTGCTTCTGTACCTCTGTCATTTTTCGGTTTCCTTTCAAGAATATTGTAGATTCAGGCGAAGCAAGTGGATGGTTATGCGCTTCATCGAATCTGGTAACAATATAAGTTCCATTTTCTTGGTATTTAAACTGCACTAATGCACGACAGTCAATTCTTGTAATCGGCCTCACACGGCTTATATACATCACATCGATTTCGCATCATTCTCAGCAGATATCGGTATCGATATCGATCCTCTTCGTTTTCCTACTTTCCTTTACACCTTGCCTATTGCAGACAACattccttaatgcaaaactgtttggtAACTCATTGCCTTTAATCCTTTTTGTTGTTGCAAGTCTTGGCGTAAACCCACAGATTGTACAATATTCTTTGTAGAATAACTCTGCTGATTCTAGCGTTTCGAATACTTGTCCTACTTTAGGTTTCTTTTCCTCTGGACAGAATGGAATGTCTTGGATTGcatttaatgtttcaattattgtccttggtgttttaaagttgttatttgtagaagaagacgtagttgcatcacttgtactCATTTATGCGGTTCAACAAAAGTAGTTAAGTAAGTAAGTATATTAAATATTATTGCATCAATAATGCAAGAATCCAATTCTAATATGCAGTAGATAATCCAATTCTAATATGCTCATTGTCCattatcatgcctttaaaggaacatttattttaatgataatgttcataggaaatattgttgtccattttgatatagcatatatataatgtattgaatgctaatgacattaaacaaagaaatagtcataatattatttcattaatattagaaaaatatttaaCAAAGCCATTTCAGGCTTTCAAAATGGtaaagcctactaaggcttatactgaaaaaaaaaacacaagataatacCTAATAACAATAAACAGAAGATAACACAACagatttctaaactaatctaacaatgagtcataataacCCTCATCCCCAGACTGTtcctcaatttcatattcttcttctctttcctttaaaaatcgtcgttcttgtcttttgtgatgtctaattatttctgCACGATTAGACATAGTCGTGCAGATGCAGAATCTGTCAAGCATCCGATTATTCTTTACGATAGTTATCACACCATTTTCATTTCCGTGAACCGCGCCTCGGTAATAATCCCTCTCCTTTACCTCTGGGTCGTTCCCTATAAGGAACCACTTTGACCAGCCCTTGCACACCATGgccatgtttttcttttcttccctccCAAGTCGCTCAAACAAAATCTGGAGCAAATCCTGAGTAGTAAGCAAATGATGTAAAGGACGACTGGGAGTTTTGAGTagtccattgttttttttttttaagaaaattaagtacttttctgaagagaataaaagttttggttattgGAAAAGGTAGGATGGAAAACTAGTTGTGTACTCTtgggtttatatagtggattaattgattataagagattaaattctgtgaacagttgtgtcttttcaactgacacaaacataatcatggtaattaataaaACTGGCTTACTTTCCAATCCCTATAATGGTTCATGAAATTTTGTTTGTGAGCATCATTCTTGTAGGCAACTATCGTGCATTTTGAGTagtccattgttttttttttaagaaaattaaatacttttctgaagagattaaaagttttggttattggaaaaggttttagaaatgaaGGTAAGATGGAAAAATAATTGTGTACTCCTtggtttatatagtggattaattcagtataagagattaaatttggtgaacagttgtgtcttttcaactgccacaaacataatcatggtaattaataaattgggaGAAGTTATCTATGTTAGTTAAATGTCTCGCATAAAACAGTATATTCACACTATAAAtatacgtaatggacatttgaattaaactgaaagcacatttattttccaaataatgttccatgttcttttttaaataatttaatgtacgtttaaatataatataatgtacattttccaaacagtgcttaatgatattttagttgcacctaattatcagaaaatgcaaattatgaatatactatagatagtggacaatttatttgatggaacatgttttttataattaatataatgtacatttagaattaatattgaaattaacgtgaatagttgtgtcttttcaCCACTTAAGCAAGTTACAAACCGTCATTTGACATATTGAACAGTTGCAAGACCACTTGCAAAACGTAATAATTACTTGCACATACTTATTATATATAATGCACATTTCACTAAGACTGATTGGACATTTCCTTATGAAACGTGTACAAAGACAACACAAGACATTATTTTTACATGCAAAATTACTTTTCGATTACTTCAAATTGCacacttttcctttctcattatttttagtacattttttctcaccacaaagtacatttgcatttatcatccttctaaaaccaaacaaacaaactataaaccctaatttaacacttttcattataaaattaatgtttttgtgGTTCTGTACATTACATTTAGTTAACTAAATTTAATCAAATCCGAAATTaagttgaatttaatcaaattcaactttaacatcatcataaaattaattcaacaACGATTGaaactaattaaataatattgaaTGAACATACCTCAATATTGATGTAGAAAACAATAATTCCGGATGAATGACCAAATCAATTCCGATTTTTCTTACAAAGTTTTGATCTTGAAATAACTGAATAGCCGatgaatgcaaaagtttgaacaaattgactCGATTTGCGCTTGAACACGTAAATTGATGATGAATAAACGATTTTAGATCACTAAATTTGATATCGaaagacaaaaatttacaaattaaggaaggattaatggtGAAATCGATTTATTTTGTTTCGTGTGGTTTGATTTTTATTACGTAGGCTTGATATTGCCGACATGTACACTCTTATTTTTTGTTTTCCGTGAAATTTTAAGAGCGTACGCGTCTAATCTCGGTAGTGAGTCTTATTTGATGGACGGTTGAGAGTcattctcacggttctcacgataagccccgttctcaccggaactctaccctaataataataataataataataataataataataataataataataataataataataataataataataataataataataataataataataataataataataataataataataataataataatgataataatgataataataatgataataataataataataataataataataataataacaataataacaataataacaataataacaataacaagaataacaagaataacaataataacaataataacaataacaataacaacaataacaacaataacaacaataataacaataataacaataataacaataataacaataataacaataataataacaataataacaataataacaataataataataataataataataataataataataataataataataataataataataataataataataataataataataataataataataataataataataataataataataataataataataataataataataataataataataataataataataatacgacagCCTGCAATAAAATTAACGATCCAAACCAAGACCGTCACTCACATACACGGCTCAACCGTGAAACCCATCACACGCACCGATCGTTCACGCCACACACGACACCACACGATGTACTGCTCAGGTCCACGGCCACTCCCAACACCACCGTGCCTCGCCAACCATAATTCGTACAAGACCACGGCACTTGCACATCCTTGTGCCTCATAGACCAATTAATCACAAAAGCAATGCCAATCTCAATGCCAATCTCTTTCACAAAACTAACCAACAAGAGAGAACCAACCAACGAGATAATAACATGATTATAAGACAACATTGATAACaatatgctcaagacaacaattacgATGATATGCTTAGGACAACAATTACATCAATAAACCATCTTTCAACAATTCTCCAATTACCAATATAAtatagttgagtagttaacctaccttttagcaaatcttcTCAATAATCaaatatcaaaaagcttcttctgcAATTTCACCACCTAAACAATCAattaattatgtataattattaactaatcttattaatgaatttaagatgtaaactacTCAAAACAATCCCGCAAAACGACACAAACACACCCCCAATCACACGGCCAATCGAAGGTGGTCAACCTTCCGGTCAAACAACCACGGCCTGGTCAACGGCCCTCACGGTCAACGGGCAATTCTGGTCTTTAGTcaatacgtaaacaattgatattAGGTGATTAAGGTGAAAACTCCTTCTTAAAGTTGTCTCACAAAAGCTCCCCTCACAATTGTATTTGAGTTTTTGAAGAAGAATAATTATGATTGTGAGGTATAGAATTGGTATTTATATAAATTGGTAGGAGAAGTAGGAAGGTTTTAGGAAAGTCCTTCTAatattaaaataatgaaaatatctTAGAGCATAGGTAACACCCAAACCAAATACTACCTTCCTTCAACTTGGTCCCACCGTGGTACCACACGGTCCACATACACGGTCCAACCTTGTACCCCCTCcgtcttattttattttattttgcttcttttcttttacgacaacaacttattatttatttacgATAACTCATGTAAATATAAAAGTAAGTTATtaaataaaatacggagtattacagtcttccctccttaaaaagaacttcgtcccaaagttcacCACTCCTTACCACTCAACCAACCTACCAATTAAATGACGAACAAACACACACACAAGGTTAAATTACTATCAGAAATGACCACAAATTAACGCGGTGTTATATTCTACCCCCGTTAaaaaaggttacgtcctcgtaactaacATACCTTAAGCAAACAAATGAAGATACTTCTCCTTTATCTCATCTTCAACCTCCCATGTAGCTTTCTATACATTATGATTAGAGCATAAAACTTTCACTAAAGAAATCTCACTATTTCTAGCCTTTCTCACTTTTCTGTCCAAAATCTCCTTAGCCACCAAAACGTTtccttcaaatctttatacaccttATCTCCTCCAGGATGCAATAAATATGGTGTAGAATGTGCTTCAGTCAGAATCTTTCTCTTCAAGTCCTCATCATCAGGTATACACCACCTTCCATCAAATCTCAAACCATCATCTATTCCTACGACAAACTGTGACAGCACGCCTTCCTCCACGGCCGTACGCCACTTTTCCAATTTTTGGATCTCGTTTCTGCTTCTCACTGACCTCGGCATACAACTCTGGTTCAATCGTCAAATCCCCAACTGAATCCCTTTTTCTTATCACACAATTTCTCAtttcctttaattcatcttgcaaTTTAATCCGCGACATAGCTAAACATAAAGCATGAACcgacttcctactcaaagcatctactACCACATTAGGCTTCCCCTCATGATAAATTATCTTcatgtcataatctccaatcaattctatccacctcctttgtctcatatTAAGCTCTTTCTGAGTGTAAATATACTTAAAGACTtttatgatcagaaaataccttaaaactAGCTCCATATTAATAATGCCTCCATAACTTAAGAGCAAACACGACCGCCCCTAGCTCCATATCGTGCGTTGGATAATTCTCCTTATACGGTTTTAACTGTCTTGAAGCATAAGCGATCACTTTCCCTCTTTGCCTTAGCACACACCCCAATCCGTTTTTCGAAGCATCGGTACACACCTCAAAATCCTTACTTCCATCAAGTAaagctaagacaggagctgtggtcaagtgCTCCTTCAAAGTTATAaaagccgtctcacaactctcatcccacttaaacctgttctcttttctcatcaaagtTGTCAAAGGCTTGGCtatcttagagaaatctttcacaaacctcctGTAGTAACCCTCCAACCCCAGAAAACTTCTTACATCTGCCACGTTTTTTGGCTTCTCCCAGTTAGACACTGCCTTAATCTTTACTGGATCAACTGACACTCCCTCCTTTGACACCACATAGCCCAGAAATGCTACCttatccaaccaaaactcacatttACTCAATTTAGCatacaaatcattctctcttaaagtctgtaacacaatcctcaaatgcttcTCATGCTCCTCTCTATCCTTAGAGTACACCAATATATCGCCAATAAAGACAACTACAAACTGATCAAGGTAAGGACTAAACActttattcatcaaatccataaataatGCGGGTGCAttagtcaaaccaaaaggcatgacTACAAACTCGTAATGTCCATATCTCGTCCTAAAGGCAGTCTTAAGTACATCCTCTTCCTTAACTCTCAACTGATGATAACCCAACCTCAAGTCAATGTTAGAGAAAACTCCAgctccactcaactgatcaaataaaTCATCAATTCGAGGAAAAAGGTATCTATTCATAATCGTCACCTTATTcaactccctgtaatctatacataATCTCATGCTCTCATCCTTCATCTTAACAAATAACATTGGTGCTCCCTAGGGCGACACACTTGGCCTTACATATCACTTATCCAGCAGCTCCTccaactgtttcttcaactcctTTAACTCCTTAGGTCCCATCTTGTAAGGTGCTTTAGAAATAGGTCTTGTCCCAGGTTTCAACTCAATATTAAAATCCACCTCTCTTTGGAGGTAAACCTGGAATTTCCTCTGGGAACACATCTTGAAACTCACTCACCACTGGAATCTCATTCGCCCCTTTCGCTGTCTCACGCATGTCCTTTACGTAACACAAGATCAACTCTTCTCCCTTCCTCAAACACAACTTTAGGGTAAATGTTGATATAAGTCTCACCTTTGGTCTTACTACAAATCCTCTATAAGACACTCTTACTCCCTTCGGTCCTTTTAGagatactttcttttgatgacaatctataaaAGCTCTATTTCTACTCAACCAATCCATCCCCAAAATAATCTCGAAACCACCCAATGGAA
Protein-coding sequences here:
- the LOC141617946 gene encoding protein FAR1-RELATED SEQUENCE 5-like, which translates into the protein MYISRVRPITRIDCRALVQFKYQENGTYIVTRFDEAHNHPLASPESTIFLKGNRKMTEVQKQFVTKVKVLKLGGVKAYRGWKELCGGYNNIGATEVDFKNFVSDIKTNIGNFDAQMFVENLIGRKDTCSSFYNLHLRV